TCGTGACGACCCCTCCGTCTCCCGGGCGGGCCGCGGCCGAGGGCCGCCTACCGTCGCACTCGGGCCGCCTCGTACTGCCGGAGCCCCTCCGCCACGAGCCGGCCGTTGGACTCCGCCCGCTCCCCGTCGGGGAGTTCGAGGGTGTCCTCCAGGCCGATCCGGGTCGCGAGCCCCAGGCGCCCCGCCAGCCGCAGCACCGGCCAGGCGCCGCCGTCCTCGCCGTGCAGCAGGACGGGCCGTTCGGGCGCGCCGAGCGTCGCGAGCAGTTCACGGGCCGACGCCTCGGCCGTGTGCCCGGACGTGTCCGTCACCTCGGCCAGCACCCGCAGGACCCGGGGCGCGAGCGGCGACGCGGCGAACCGGGCGGCGCCGTCCGTGCCGGACCAGATCCCCGCCTCCACGCCGATCCCGCGGCCCAGGAGGGCCGCGGCGATCTCCTCGGCGCCCGGCTCGTGCCAGTTGACCGACGCGTGGTCGGGCAGCACCGTCCATGAGCGGATCCGCGCGGCGCGGTCCGCGGGGTCGGGCTCTGCCCAGGCCCCGGTGGTCACGCCGACGGTGACGCCGACCCGGGACCGGATCGCGTCGAGTGTCATCGCCAGCACCCTCGGGGACAACGTGTCCTGCCCGCACGGGGTCTTGGGATGGACATGGATGTCGCGGGCGCCGGCCGCCACCGCCTCGGCGGCCGAGCGGGCCATGGCCTCCGGGTACAGGGGCACGACGGCACCGGCGGCGGGACCGCGTGCTCCGTTCAGACAGACCTGCACCATGCGTCCGATGATGCCGGACGGTACGGGCCGGCGGCGGATCGTGCGGCGGAGTCCGGTGACACCGGTGATATCCGGACACCGGTGCCCCGGGGGCACCGGGCGCCTCACCGCCGGCACCGGACACGGCGGCGCACCGGCCGACAGCACGGCCGATGTCCGCGGCGGCGGACCCGGCCGGGCGTCGTCACCGGTGAACGGTCACCGGGGTCGCGGACGATGGCGTTGTCAGGACAGGGGGGTGCCCGGGACGTGCGGCGGCCGGCTCTCCCGGCGCCGGGAACTGCGCGCCCGGCCACGGACCGTCCGCGGCCGTCGGCTCACCCGCAGTCCCCGCACCCGCCGTTCAGCCCGGCGGCGTCCCGGCCGCCCGGCCCGGCAAGGGACTCACGCCGACACGAGCAGCCGGCCGCGCCGGGCGCCGGCCAGGGCTTCCGGGGTCAGGACGGGCCGGGGCACCACGATGCCGCAGCTCGTGCAGACGGGGCCCGACGAGGGTTCGTGGGCCAGGTCGTACATCCACTGGAGGTTGCCTCCGGCGCACACCGGGCACACGGCGCCCGGCTCGCGCTCCAGCGCGGCGATCAGCCGGCGCAGCACCTCGGCGAGGGATTCATGAGGGTGGACACGGGGGTTGTCGCACCAGGCGACTCCGAACCCGCCCCAGGTCAGCCGGTGCCAGTCGTCGACACTGCCCGGCCTGCGCAGCCCGTCGTGCTTCTCCTTCTTGCGACGCTGCGCGAACTCGACCTCGTAGGCGAGCCAGACGGACCGGGCCTCCTCCAGCTCTTCCAGTGCGGCCACGAGCCGCACCGGGTCGGGGGAGCGGTCCTCGGGACCGAAACCGGCCCGGGAACTCAGATGGTCCCAGGTCGCCCGATGCCCGTAGGGGGCGAACCTTTCCAGACACTTGCGCAGTGAGTACCGCCGCAGTGCCAGATCACACCTCGGATCTCGCACCTGTCTCGCCAGACTCCGGAAACCGGCCATCGTCCTGCACCTCCGTCACACCTGCACCTGTACTCCGGTCACTTCGGCGCCGTCTCGTACGGACGTCGCCGAATAGACGTATCGACACGCGATTCGGCTCCATCCGTTTTTCGATGACTGCCATAAGCCACCGGCCGAGGGCCCTCGGCCTGCCTCCCGTTGCCGTCAACCGCCCGTGGGCGGCGTCCAGGGTCGCGATGAATCCTCAAAACTGACGCATGTTCACCTTCACTCCCGGGGATACCGGCGGTAACGTCCGGCCCACCCCAGTCGGTAGGAGCTGACATGCCACCGAGCACCCCACGCACCACCCTGGACAGACTGAGAACTCCCCGCAGATTCCCCAAGTTCCTCAAGGCCGCTTCCCTATGCGTGCTCATTGCCGGTCTTTTGTCGCCGCTTTCCCCGGCGGTCGCCGCCGACACCTCGGCGGCCGCGACGAACGACTACTGCGGCGGTCAGTGTTCGGACATCCTGCCGCCGGGCGAGAACGGGAACGCGACCCTGGCGCAGATCCTGCTCAACCAGGCCTTCGGCACCCAGCCCGGCCACGCGGAGGACCAGCTCACCCCGTACGGCAACCTGGCCTCCGGCTACCCCGCACTCACCGACACGAAGATCAACGACTTCTTCAACGACGCGTCCTTCGGCGTCGCCCCGGGCCAGGTCGCCTCGACCACGAAGCCCGGCGGACGCAGTGACGTGACGATCGTGCGGGACAAGAAAACGGGCGTTCCGCACATCACGGGCACCACGCGGTACGGCACCGAGTACGGCGCCGGGTTCGCCGCCGCCCAGGACCGGCTGTGGCTGATGGACGTCTTCCGCCATGTCGGACGCGGCCAGCTGACCGGCTTCGCCGGCGGCGCCCCCTCCAACCAGGGTCTGGAGCAGGAGTTCTGGCGCAACGCGCCTTACACCGAGGCCGACCTGCAGGCCCAGATCGACAGCGCGACCAGCAACGCCGGAGCGCGCGGCGTCCAGGCCCTCGCCGACGCCAAGGCCTATCTCGACGGCATCAACGCGTACATCGACGCCTCCGACAGCGGCCGCTACTTCCCCGGTGAGTACGTCCTGACCGGCCACAAGGACGCCATCACCAACGCCGGCACCATCGACCACTTCCAGCTCACCGACCTGGTGGCGCTGGCCTCCGTCATCGGTTCGCTGTTCGGCTCCGGAGGCGGCGGCGAGGTCAACAACGCCCTCTCGCTGCTCGCCGCCCAGTCCAAGTACGGCGTCACCGAGGGCACCAAGGTCTGGGAGTCCTTCCGCGAGCGCAACGACCCGGAGGCGGCCCTCACCGTGCACAACGGCGAGAGCTTCCCGTACGGCGGCAAGCCGGACAGCGCGCAGGGCCAGGCCCTGCCCGATCCCGGCTCGGTCACCCAGGAGCAGCTCGTCTACGACCGCACCGGCAGCGCGACGGCCGCGAGCGCGACCGGTGCCTCCGCCACCGCGGCGAAGACCTCGCTCACCTCGGCGAAGCGCGGGATGTCCAACGCCCTGGTGGTCAGCGGCAAGCACACCGCGAGCGGGCACCCGATCGCCGTCTTCGGACCCCAGACCGGCTACTTCGCGCCACAGCTGCTCATGCTCCAGGAGATACAGGGCCCGGGCCTGAGCGCTCGCGGCGCCTCCTTCGCGGGCCTGAGCATGTACGTCGAACTGGGCCGGGGCCAGGACTACTCCTGGAGCGCGACGACCTCCGGCCAGGACATCATCGACACCTACGCCGTCGAGCTGTGCCAGGACGACTACCACTACCTCTACCACGGCACCTGCACGGCGATGGACAAGGTCGAGCGGACCAACTCCTGGAAGCCGACCGTCGCGGACGGCACGGCGGCCGGCTCCTACCGGATGCAGGTCTACCGGACCAAGTACGGCCCCGTGGAGTACCGCGCGACCGTCGGCGGCAAGAAGGTCGCGTACACCACCCTGCGCTCGTCCTTCCTGCACGAGGCCGACTCGATCATCGGGTTCCAGATGCTCAACGACCCGGACTACGTGAAGAGTCCGGCGACCTTCCAGAGCGCGGTGCAGCACATCAACTACACCTTCAACTGGTTCTACGCCGACTCCGCGCACACCGCGTACTACAACAGCGGGGACAACCCGGTGCGGGCCGGCGGGGTCGACGCCGAGTTCCCGGTGTGGGCGCGGGCCGCCTACGACTGGCAGGGCTGGGACCCGGCCACCAACACCGCGGCCTACACCCCGGCCTCCCAGCACCCCAACTCCGTGGACCAGGACTACTACATCTCCTGGAACAACAAACAGGCCAAGGACTACACCACGGCCTCCTGGGGCGACGGCTCGGTGCACCGCGGCGACCTGCTGGACGACCGGGTCTCGAAGCTGGTCCAGGCGGGCGGGGTGACCCGGACCGCGCTGGTGAAGGCCATGGCCGACGCGGCCCTCGCCGACCTGCGGGCCGAGGACGTGCTCCCCGACCTGCTGAAGGTCGTCAACAGTTCCCCGGTCACCGACCCCACGGCCGCAGCGGCGGTGGGAAAGCTGAACGCCTGGCTGACCGCGGGCGCCCGGCGCACGGAGAGCTCGGCCGGCTCGCACACCTACGCCGACGCCGACGCGATCCGCATCCTGGACGCCTGGTGGCCGCTGCTGGTCAAGGCGGAGTTCCAGCCGGGGCTCGGCAACGACCTGTACGCCGCCTTCGGCAACAACCTGCCCATCGACGAGGCCCCGTCCGCCGGGCACGGGCCGACCGGCTCGCATGCCGGAAGCTCCTTCCAGTACGGCTGGTGGAGCTATGTCGACAAGGACATCCGGGCGGTGCTGGGGGAGTCCGTGCAGGGCGGTCTGTCGCAGAAGTACTGCGGCGGCGGCAGCCTCAGCGCCTGCCGGGACGCGCTCGTCGGCTCGCTGAAGGAGGCGGCGGGCAAGGCCGCGGCCACCGTCTACCCCGGCGACGACCAGTGCTCCGCCGGCGACCAGTGGTGTGCCGACTCGATCGTCCAGCGGGCGCTCGGCGGCATCAAGCACGGCAGGATCACCTGGCAGAACCGGCCGACCTACCAGCAGGTCGTCGAGTTCACCGGACACCGGTGAGCACCCGGCCGCGCCCGTAGGCGCGGCCGCACCGGACCGGGGGCGGGCCGTGGACGCGGCCCGCCCCCGGGCGCCGTGCCGCATCCGTCGCCGGATCGGCACGGCGGTCGGATCGGCACGGCTCGACCGTCCGGGCTGCGGACGCGGTCACCTGTAGAGCAGGTACTCCTTGCGCGTCCGGCGGAACGCGCCGAGTTCGTCCTGCCAGGCCGCCACGACCTCGTCCGTGCCCGCGCCCGCGTCGATCATCGTGCGCACCTGTGTGGAGCCCGTCAGCTTGTCGATCCAGTCGTCGGAACGCCAGGCGAAACCGGTCCACACCTTCCGGGCGGTCACCAGGAGCGCGATCCCCGTGCGGACCGGGTCGTACGCCGCCCGGTCGTGCACATGGATCTGCACGCCCCCGACGGTCTTCCCCTCGAACTTGGAGAACGTCGGCGCGAAGTACGCCTCTCTGAAGTACACGCCGGGCAGCCCCAGTCCGTTCGCCGCCGCGGCCCACCGCCCGTCGACGCCCTCCGCGCCCAGCAACTCGAAGGGCCGGGTCGTGCCGCGCCCCTCCGACAGGTTCGTCCCCTCGAAGAGGCACGTCCCGGAGTACACGAGGGCGGTGTCGGCCGTCGGCATGTTCGGGCTCGGCGGCACCCAGGGCAGCCCCGAGGCGTCGTAGAAGTCGCTCCGCCGCCAGCCCGACATCAGCACGGTGTCCAGCTCGACGGGCCGGGTGAGGAACTCCCCGTTGAACAGCCGGGCCAGCTCCGCCACCGTCATCCCGTGCGCCTGCGCGATCGGCTGCCGGCCGACGAAGGTCGCGAACTCCTTGTGCAGGACCGGCCCGAGGGCCGCCCGGCCGGTGACCGGGTTCGGCCGGTCGAGCACCACGAACCGCTTCCCGGCGAGCCGGGCCGCCTCCATGCAGTCGTACAGCGTCCAGATGTACGTGTAGAACCGGGCCCCCGCGTCCTGGATGTCGAACACGACGGTGTCCACGCCGGAGGCCGTGAAGACGTCGGCGAGGGGCTGCCCGCTCTTCAAGTACGTGTCGTAGACGGGAAGTCCGGTCGCCGGGTCGTCGTAGCGGCCCTCGGACCCGCCGGCCTGCGCGGTGCCCCGGAAGCCGTGCTCCGGACCGAAGACGGCGGTCAGATCCACCCGTTCGTCGGCGTGCATGACGTCCACGATGTGCCGGACGTCCCGCGTGACGCCGGTCGGGTTGGTGACCACGCCGACGCGGCCGCCGCGCAGCGAGGCGTACCCCGAGGCGGCGAGCCGCTCGAACCCGGTGCGGAGCCGGTGGCCGGAGCCGGCGGCCGGCACCGCCGCCGCGGGCAGCGGGGTCAGGGCCGCGGCGGCGGTGCCGGCCGCGAGCAGTGACCGTCGGGACATGCGCATGGTGTGACCTCCGTGATCGCGGAAGGTTGGCACGTGCACGCTAAGGGCTCACGGCGGAAGTTCGTAGACCGCCGTTCCGTTTCTTCTGTCGTGGCTCGTCACGCGGCCCCCGGCGCGCGCCCGGGCCCCTTCCCTCGGCACATACCGACTGGTTAGTCTGGCGTGGCAGCAGAGCCGTGTCGCGTCGAAGGAGACCGATGGTGGGAGCCGTGCAGAGTGCGGGAGTGGTCGTCACCGGAGCGGGAGGTGGCATCGGAGCCGCGCTGGCCCGACGCTTCGCCGCCGAGGGGGCGCGGGTCGTCGTCAACGACCTCGACGCCGCGAAGGCGAAGGCCGTCGCGGACGAGATCGGCGGGATCGCGGTCCCCGGGGACGCGTCCCTGATCATCGAGGAGGCGCGCGACGCCCTCGACGGCACCGTGGACGTCTACTGCGCGAACGCCGGTGTCGGCTCGGGCGGTTCCGAAGCGGCCGGCGAGGACGTCTGGGCCCTCGCGTGGGACGTCAACGTCATGGCGCACGTGCGCGCCGCCCACGCCCTCCTGCCGGACTGGCTGGAGCGCGGCAGCGGCCGGTTCGTCTCCACCGTCTCCGCCGCGGGCCTGCTCACCATGATCGGCGCCGCGCCCTACAGCGTCACCAAGCACGGCGCGTACGCCTTCGCCGAGTGGCTCTCCCTCACCTACCGCCACCGCGGGGTGAACGTGCACGCGATCTGCCCGCAGGGTGTGCGCACCGACATGCTCGCCGCCACCGGCAGCGCGGGCGACCTGGTGCTCCGGCCGACCGCCATCGACCCCGAGGACGTCGCCGACGCACTGATGAAGGGGATCGAGGAGAACCGCTTCCTCATCCTTCCGCACCCCGAGGTCGCCGGGTACTACCAGGCCCGCGCCGCGGACCCCGACCGCTGGATGACGAACATGAACCACCTCCAGCAGAAGTGGGAGACCACCGAGTGACCAGCTATGCCGACCGGCCCTGGGTGGCCCTGCTCAGCGACGCCCAGCGCGCGCCGGTGCACCCCGCCGACACCCTGGTGCACGCGCTCCGGGACGCCGTCGCGCACACCCCGGACCGCACCGCCCTCGCCTACTTCGACGGGAGGCTGAGCTACCGCGAGGTCGACGAGCTGAGCGACTCCGTCGCCGGGCACCTCGCCGGGCGCGGCCTCGGACGGGGCGACCGGGTGGCCGTCCTGCTCCAGAACTCCCCGCAGTTCGTCCTCGCCCTGCTCGGCGCCTGGAAGGCCGGCGCGACGGTCGTACCGGTCAACCCGATGTACAAGGCGGGAGAGGTCCGGCACGTCCTGCACGACGCCGAGGTGACCGCCCTCGTCTGCTCCGACCGCGCGTGGGACGGCTATCTGCGCGAGACGGCCGCCGACTCCCCCGTACGGATCGTGCTGACCGCCTGCGAACTGGACCTCCAGACACGGGGCGACACCCGGGTGCTGTCCTTCGAGCGGATGCCGCTCGACGCGGGCGCCGACGATCTCGTGGCCGTCGCCCGGCAGGGGCACACCGCCCCGGAGGACCGCGACCTCGGGCCGTCCGACATCGCCCTCATCAGCTACACCTCGGGCACCAGCGGCACCCCCAAGGGAGCCACCAACACGCACGGCAACATCATGTACAACGCGGAGCGGCAGCGGACCGGGCTCGCCCTGCCGGAGGCGCCCGTGTACTTCGCGATGGCGCCGCTGTTCCACATCACCGGCATGGTCTGCCAGCTCGCGGCCTGTCTCAACAGCGAGGGCACGCTGGTCCTGGCCTACCGCTTCGAGGCGGGGGTCGTCCTCGACGCGTTCGCCGAGCACCGGCCGCTCTACACCGTCGGGCCCTCCACCGCCTTCATGGCACTGGCCGCCCATCCGGCGGTCACCCCGGACCACTTCTCCTCGTTCGTGAACATCTCCTCCGGCGGCGCGCCGCTGCCGCCCGCCCTCGTCGAGAAGTTCCGCGCCGGCTTCGGCCCGTACATCCGCAACGGCTACGGGCTCACCGAGTGCACCGCGCCCTGCGCCTCCGTGCCGCCCGAACTGGAGGCGCCGGTCGACCCGGTCTCCGGAACGCTCGCGGTCGGCGTGCCGGGCCCCGACTCGGTCGTGCGCATCGTCGACGACCTGGGCCAGGACGTCCCCTTCGGGGAACAGGGCGAGATCCTCGTGCGCGGCCCGCAGGTCGTGCCGGGCTACTGGCGACGCCCCGAGGCCACCGCCGAGACCTTCCCGGACGGCGAACTGCGCACCGGAGACATCGGCTTCATGGACACCGCCGGCTGGCTCTACGTCGTCGACCGCAAGAAGGACATGATCAACGCCTCCGGGTTCAAGGTCTGGCCGCGCGAGGTGGAGGACGTCCTCTACACCCACCCCTCGGTCCGTGAGGCCGCCGTCGTCGGGATACCCGACGGCTACCGCGGCGAGACCGTCAAGGCCTACATCAGCCTGCGGCCGGGCACCTCCGAGGACCCCGACGCGCTCGCCGCCTGGTGCAAGGAGAGACTGGCCGCCTACAA
The window above is part of the Streptomyces sp. NBC_01428 genome. Proteins encoded here:
- a CDS encoding exo-beta-N-acetylmuramidase NamZ family protein; its protein translation is MRMSRRSLLAAGTAAAALTPLPAAAVPAAGSGHRLRTGFERLAASGYASLRGGRVGVVTNPTGVTRDVRHIVDVMHADERVDLTAVFGPEHGFRGTAQAGGSEGRYDDPATGLPVYDTYLKSGQPLADVFTASGVDTVVFDIQDAGARFYTYIWTLYDCMEAARLAGKRFVVLDRPNPVTGRAALGPVLHKEFATFVGRQPIAQAHGMTVAELARLFNGEFLTRPVELDTVLMSGWRRSDFYDASGLPWVPPSPNMPTADTALVYSGTCLFEGTNLSEGRGTTRPFELLGAEGVDGRWAAAANGLGLPGVYFREAYFAPTFSKFEGKTVGGVQIHVHDRAAYDPVRTGIALLVTARKVWTGFAWRSDDWIDKLTGSTQVRTMIDAGAGTDEVVAAWQDELGAFRRTRKEYLLYR
- a CDS encoding SDR family oxidoreductase, translating into MVGAVQSAGVVVTGAGGGIGAALARRFAAEGARVVVNDLDAAKAKAVADEIGGIAVPGDASLIIEEARDALDGTVDVYCANAGVGSGGSEAAGEDVWALAWDVNVMAHVRAAHALLPDWLERGSGRFVSTVSAAGLLTMIGAAPYSVTKHGAYAFAEWLSLTYRHRGVNVHAICPQGVRTDMLAATGSAGDLVLRPTAIDPEDVADALMKGIEENRFLILPHPEVAGYYQARAADPDRWMTNMNHLQQKWETTE
- a CDS encoding penicillin acylase family protein — its product is MPPSTPRTTLDRLRTPRRFPKFLKAASLCVLIAGLLSPLSPAVAADTSAAATNDYCGGQCSDILPPGENGNATLAQILLNQAFGTQPGHAEDQLTPYGNLASGYPALTDTKINDFFNDASFGVAPGQVASTTKPGGRSDVTIVRDKKTGVPHITGTTRYGTEYGAGFAAAQDRLWLMDVFRHVGRGQLTGFAGGAPSNQGLEQEFWRNAPYTEADLQAQIDSATSNAGARGVQALADAKAYLDGINAYIDASDSGRYFPGEYVLTGHKDAITNAGTIDHFQLTDLVALASVIGSLFGSGGGGEVNNALSLLAAQSKYGVTEGTKVWESFRERNDPEAALTVHNGESFPYGGKPDSAQGQALPDPGSVTQEQLVYDRTGSATAASATGASATAAKTSLTSAKRGMSNALVVSGKHTASGHPIAVFGPQTGYFAPQLLMLQEIQGPGLSARGASFAGLSMYVELGRGQDYSWSATTSGQDIIDTYAVELCQDDYHYLYHGTCTAMDKVERTNSWKPTVADGTAAGSYRMQVYRTKYGPVEYRATVGGKKVAYTTLRSSFLHEADSIIGFQMLNDPDYVKSPATFQSAVQHINYTFNWFYADSAHTAYYNSGDNPVRAGGVDAEFPVWARAAYDWQGWDPATNTAAYTPASQHPNSVDQDYYISWNNKQAKDYTTASWGDGSVHRGDLLDDRVSKLVQAGGVTRTALVKAMADAALADLRAEDVLPDLLKVVNSSPVTDPTAAAAVGKLNAWLTAGARRTESSAGSHTYADADAIRILDAWWPLLVKAEFQPGLGNDLYAAFGNNLPIDEAPSAGHGPTGSHAGSSFQYGWWSYVDKDIRAVLGESVQGGLSQKYCGGGSLSACRDALVGSLKEAAGKAAATVYPGDDQCSAGDQWCADSIVQRALGGIKHGRITWQNRPTYQQVVEFTGHR
- a CDS encoding class I adenylate-forming enzyme family protein; amino-acid sequence: MTSYADRPWVALLSDAQRAPVHPADTLVHALRDAVAHTPDRTALAYFDGRLSYREVDELSDSVAGHLAGRGLGRGDRVAVLLQNSPQFVLALLGAWKAGATVVPVNPMYKAGEVRHVLHDAEVTALVCSDRAWDGYLRETAADSPVRIVLTACELDLQTRGDTRVLSFERMPLDAGADDLVAVARQGHTAPEDRDLGPSDIALISYTSGTSGTPKGATNTHGNIMYNAERQRTGLALPEAPVYFAMAPLFHITGMVCQLAACLNSEGTLVLAYRFEAGVVLDAFAEHRPLYTVGPSTAFMALAAHPAVTPDHFSSFVNISSGGAPLPPALVEKFRAGFGPYIRNGYGLTECTAPCASVPPELEAPVDPVSGTLAVGVPGPDSVVRIVDDLGQDVPFGEQGEILVRGPQVVPGYWRRPEATAETFPDGELRTGDIGFMDTAGWLYVVDRKKDMINASGFKVWPREVEDVLYTHPSVREAAVVGIPDGYRGETVKAYISLRPGTSEDPDALAAWCKERLAAYKYPRQVVILPELPKTASGKILRRELRSRTEDSP
- a CDS encoding 3-keto-5-aminohexanoate cleavage protein, producing MVQVCLNGARGPAAGAVVPLYPEAMARSAAEAVAAGARDIHVHPKTPCGQDTLSPRVLAMTLDAIRSRVGVTVGVTTGAWAEPDPADRAARIRSWTVLPDHASVNWHEPGAEEIAAALLGRGIGVEAGIWSGTDGAARFAASPLAPRVLRVLAEVTDTSGHTAEASARELLATLGAPERPVLLHGEDGGAWPVLRLAGRLGLATRIGLEDTLELPDGERAESNGRLVAEGLRQYEAARVRR